Proteins encoded within one genomic window of Acinetobacter sp. WCHA55:
- the grxD gene encoding Grx4 family monothiol glutaredoxin, translating into MTEQARDTEALIRDQIAKHAVLLYMKGTPQFPQCGFSARAVEALSQIGRPFAYVNILENPDIRALLPQIANWPTFPQLWINGELIGGSDIILDMFQKGELQPLVEQYSPAPEA; encoded by the coding sequence ATGACTGAACAAGCACGCGATACCGAAGCGTTAATTCGTGACCAAATTGCAAAACACGCTGTACTTCTTTATATGAAAGGCACCCCACAGTTTCCACAATGTGGTTTCTCTGCACGTGCTGTAGAAGCGCTTAGTCAAATTGGTCGTCCGTTTGCTTATGTGAATATTCTTGAAAATCCAGATATTCGTGCTTTGTTACCACAAATTGCAAACTGGCCTACATTCCCACAGTTATGGATCAACGGTGAGTTGATTGGTGGTAGTGACATTATTCTAGACATGTTCCAAAAAGGTGAATTACAACCTTTAGTTGAGCAGTATAGTCCAGCACCTGAAGCTTAA
- a CDS encoding AmpG family muropeptide MFS transporter produces MTTQSSGWKSAFTAFLDRRALIMLFLGFSAGIPILLIFSSLSLWLGEAGIDKSAVTFFSWAALGYSFKFVWAPLIDELPVPGLTKLLGRRRAWLLIAQILIICAICIMAFSDPSLGQSYLYQMAAGAVLLGFSAATQDIVIDAYRIELAETQMQTVLASTYNAGYRIGMIVAGAGALFLAAYLGTAKGNYIYEAWKWTYLAMAAVMLVGITTTLCIREPQVDRVRKEYKRVDYYRLVAVFFVSVVSFVLSYIYSGKLTEMLIQLWSIKDSFALFCFEAIRFVGSGAVAFFVGASLVKMGAVNKQMAYETWVNPVADFFKRYGVKLALVLLLLIGFYRISDIIAGVISNVFYQDLNFTKEQIAEAVKVYGVIFSLVGGFLGGLLAQRMNIMKLMFVGAILASSTNLIFIGLVKSGQPLNDVVINVGEQSFKTQADETGAWKIKVPVEQLKANESLTATASFQNDTSQPVSVTLPYIKTGASTALLLLPITADNVINQREAEGSIVVRGQYLATLAENQSIQLNLDGQSFDAKLDKEGVFSAAIPAKQLLDSNSKKLNATLMQNKRVLQEATLSYNVDTASVNSSTLDVDLQPINLNKVVDGQLEVKGKVIKEYSSNWLYFAIIVDNLASGLAGAAFIAFLSSLTSVSFTAVQYAIFSSLMTLTPKILGGYSGTIVSNIGYPNFFLMTTLIGIPILILVVWVAKLLREHAAEQS; encoded by the coding sequence ATGACAACACAATCTTCAGGATGGAAATCCGCTTTTACTGCATTTTTAGATCGCCGTGCGTTGATCATGCTGTTTTTGGGTTTCTCCGCAGGTATTCCAATCCTGTTAATTTTCTCGAGCTTATCTTTATGGCTAGGAGAAGCAGGTATCGATAAGAGCGCTGTGACTTTTTTTAGTTGGGCTGCTCTGGGATATTCATTCAAATTTGTTTGGGCCCCTTTGATAGATGAGTTACCCGTACCAGGGCTGACCAAACTGTTAGGACGTCGACGTGCATGGTTATTAATCGCACAAATTTTAATTATTTGTGCGATTTGTATTATGGCATTTTCAGATCCATCTCTTGGTCAGAGCTATCTTTACCAAATGGCTGCGGGTGCTGTGCTTTTAGGTTTTTCTGCTGCAACACAAGATATTGTGATTGATGCCTATCGTATTGAGCTGGCAGAAACGCAAATGCAAACGGTATTGGCTTCAACTTATAACGCAGGCTACCGCATCGGCATGATCGTTGCGGGCGCGGGTGCATTATTTTTAGCGGCTTATTTGGGTACAGCCAAAGGCAACTATATTTATGAGGCGTGGAAGTGGACCTATTTAGCAATGGCGGCGGTCATGTTGGTCGGAATTACAACCACTTTATGTATACGTGAACCACAAGTGGATCGGGTGCGTAAAGAATATAAACGGGTAGATTATTATCGTTTGGTGGCAGTTTTCTTTGTGTCTGTGGTGAGCTTTGTACTGAGTTATATTTACTCAGGCAAGTTAACTGAAATGCTGATCCAGCTCTGGTCCATCAAAGATAGTTTTGCACTGTTTTGTTTTGAGGCTATACGGTTTGTTGGCTCTGGTGCTGTGGCTTTCTTTGTGGGTGCAAGCCTAGTAAAAATGGGCGCTGTGAACAAACAAATGGCTTATGAAACATGGGTCAATCCTGTTGCTGACTTTTTTAAACGTTATGGCGTGAAATTGGCGTTGGTATTGCTATTGTTGATTGGTTTTTACCGTATTTCCGACATTATTGCAGGTGTGATATCCAATGTGTTTTATCAAGATTTAAACTTTACCAAAGAGCAGATTGCTGAAGCGGTGAAAGTTTATGGGGTGATTTTTAGTTTGGTTGGTGGCTTTTTAGGAGGGCTACTGGCGCAGCGCATGAACATCATGAAATTGATGTTTGTCGGGGCAATTTTGGCAAGCTCAACCAATCTTATTTTTATTGGTTTGGTCAAATCAGGACAACCTTTAAATGATGTGGTGATCAATGTTGGTGAGCAGAGTTTCAAAACTCAAGCGGATGAGACAGGTGCATGGAAAATTAAGGTTCCTGTTGAGCAACTCAAGGCAAATGAAAGTCTAACTGCAACGGCCAGTTTTCAAAATGATACGTCACAGCCTGTCTCGGTCACATTGCCTTATATCAAAACGGGTGCATCTACGGCATTGCTGTTGCTTCCGATCACGGCTGATAATGTGATTAATCAACGAGAGGCTGAAGGAAGCATTGTGGTGCGAGGTCAATACCTTGCGACACTGGCTGAAAACCAGAGTATTCAATTGAACTTAGATGGTCAAAGCTTTGATGCAAAGTTAGACAAGGAAGGGGTGTTTAGTGCAGCTATTCCTGCAAAGCAGCTTCTTGACTCAAACTCTAAAAAGCTGAATGCCACATTGATGCAAAATAAGCGCGTACTGCAAGAGGCTACGTTAAGCTACAACGTGGACACTGCTTCTGTGAACTCTTCGACTTTAGATGTTGATCTTCAACCAATCAACTTGAACAAAGTGGTTGATGGGCAGTTAGAAGTTAAAGGAAAGGTGATTAAGGAATATAGCTCGAACTGGCTCTATTTTGCAATTATTGTCGACAACTTGGCATCAGGTTTAGCAGGTGCTGCATTTATTGCATTCTTGTCAAGCTTAACCAGTGTGTCTTTTACTGCTGTTCAATATGCAATTTTTAGTTCCTTGATGACGTTGACACCTAAAATTTTAGGTGGATACTCAGGGACGATTGTGTCGAATATTGGCTATCCAAATTTTTTCTTGATGACGACACTGATTGGCATACCTATTTTAATTTTGGTGGTTTGGGTGGCGAAACTTCTACGTGAGCATGCTGCTGAACAAAGTTAA
- the gloA gene encoding lactoylglutathione lyase, giving the protein MRMLHTMLRVGNLEQSLAFYTEVLGMTLLRKRDYEEGRFTLAFVGYGDEDNHTVLELTHNWDTDSYELGNAYGHIAIAVDDAYKACEEIKARGGNVVREAGPMKGGVTVIAFVEDPDGYKIELIQQDNNARNN; this is encoded by the coding sequence ATGCGCATGTTACATACCATGCTACGTGTAGGCAATTTAGAACAATCTTTGGCGTTCTATACTGAAGTGCTTGGTATGACTTTACTTCGTAAGCGTGATTATGAAGAAGGTCGTTTTACTTTGGCATTTGTGGGTTATGGCGATGAAGACAATCATACAGTTTTAGAACTGACACATAACTGGGATACGGATAGTTATGAGTTGGGTAATGCTTATGGCCATATAGCTATTGCTGTAGATGATGCTTATAAAGCTTGTGAGGAAATCAAAGCGCGAGGTGGTAATGTCGTGCGTGAAGCTGGACCAATGAAAGGTGGCGTAACGGTTATTGCCTTTGTGGAAGATCCAGATGGCTATAAAATTGAACTGATTCAACAAGATAATAATGCACGTAATAACTAA
- a CDS encoding bile acid:sodium symporter family protein — MLKLLALDRFTLLLFVMVLLASFVPVSGQAASVFGVLTTVAIAILFFLHGAKLSREAVIQGMMHWKLHALVFAFTFILFPILGLLAKPVLVPLLGQELYWGFLFMCFLPSTVQSSIAFTSVAQGNVAGAVCSASFSNLIGMFITPVMVAFFILGQSEHGFDPTSSILQITLLLLVPFVLGQLLRPYVFPYMQKMPSIVKAFDQGSILMVVYGAFSGAVVAGLWQEVSLSTLVLLIVVCSVLLTVVMLLGLFLPRWLGFNRADQKTIFFCGSKKTLASGVPMAQILFIGQPLGMIVLPIMIFHQIQLMVCGIIANYWAKQSTDE, encoded by the coding sequence ATGTTGAAATTATTGGCACTCGATCGGTTTACGTTATTACTATTTGTTATGGTGCTCTTAGCCAGCTTTGTCCCTGTTTCAGGTCAAGCGGCCAGTGTATTTGGTGTACTGACGACGGTCGCGATTGCGATTTTATTCTTTTTGCATGGTGCTAAACTATCCCGTGAAGCTGTGATTCAGGGCATGATGCACTGGAAACTGCATGCTTTGGTTTTTGCATTTACCTTCATTCTTTTTCCTATTTTAGGTTTGCTTGCAAAGCCTGTCTTGGTACCACTACTTGGGCAGGAATTGTATTGGGGCTTTTTGTTTATGTGCTTTTTGCCATCGACAGTACAGTCTTCAATTGCATTTACTTCGGTCGCGCAAGGGAATGTGGCTGGGGCGGTATGTAGTGCGTCATTCTCAAATTTGATCGGGATGTTTATTACCCCTGTGATGGTGGCTTTTTTTATTTTAGGGCAATCAGAGCATGGTTTTGATCCAACCTCGTCTATACTTCAAATTACCTTATTGCTGTTGGTTCCCTTTGTCCTTGGACAGTTACTTCGACCATATGTATTTCCGTATATGCAAAAAATGCCAAGCATCGTCAAAGCATTCGATCAGGGTTCGATATTAATGGTGGTTTACGGCGCTTTCAGCGGTGCTGTGGTGGCGGGTTTATGGCAGGAAGTCAGCCTGAGTACACTGGTGCTTCTGATTGTCGTTTGTTCAGTGTTACTGACGGTTGTTATGCTTTTGGGATTATTTCTGCCACGTTGGTTAGGCTTTAACCGTGCTGATCAGAAAACAATTTTTTTCTGTGGTTCAAAAAAGACTCTAGCCAGCGGCGTTCCAATGGCACAGATTCTTTTTATTGGGCAGCCTTTGGGGATGATCGTTCTACCGATTATGATTTTTCATCAAATTCAGCTGATGGTGTGTGGAATTATTGCTAATTATTGGGCGAAACAAAGTACGGATGAATAA
- the rpmE gene encoding 50S ribosomal protein L31, translating into MRADIHPKYQTLVATCSCGNVIETRSALGKETVYLDVCSACHPFYTGKQKNVDTGGRIDKFKQRFAGMSRSIKRD; encoded by the coding sequence ATGCGCGCCGATATTCACCCAAAATACCAAACTTTAGTTGCTACTTGTTCTTGCGGTAACGTAATCGAAACTCGTTCTGCACTTGGTAAAGAAACTGTTTACCTAGACGTATGTTCAGCTTGCCACCCATTCTACACTGGTAAGCAAAAGAACGTTGACACTGGCGGTCGTATCGACAAGTTCAAACAACGTTTTGCTGGCATGTCTCGTTCTATCAAACGCGACTAA
- a CDS encoding Lon protease family protein: MTQKHDQMSSSLSVPPALNSQENPENNLSSAFDQPEIQTTLAKTQLQAEQLTHTPALDKIPASTRRIKPLNNFLGQDRARASVEAGISLPYSGYNIFAVGTAGLGKRTMVKRLLQQHAKNMPTPNDWVYVYNFKSPRQPIALELPAGQAVKFQTMLHQTWQATLKQLERRFTAETYHNRIEAIRQQTGDVQQQALIELTQEGEELDLKLVSRNDEHCFIPVQYVDDKVLEMTQADINALSSKERSEINANIRHMDKKLERLGMHLGDLEDDARDKVQVLNRDIAKQVLLPKVEQLLTKFAEVEGLKDYLKHYAEDIINNVEIVLEQEEDDFSPGLFSRIPSRYQANVIVSHKPNAGAPVIFEDFPTHYNLLGHVEQLTQHGTITTDFTLIRPGTLHKANGGFLMLEAEQLLEQPYAWQGLKRALKSGQLKLSSLEHMLTLTGSISIEPEAIPLNLKVVLLAEPEIYYEILEVEPELGSVFKIRADFTDTLQRNEVNEQAYMQLIADYVQADKLLPFDRSALSALLTDSSRQAEDQSSLSLHALTLGDLIREAHHHAFQSGDKMVSDQHINMALDHRKYRLGYLRELYWQDLSRGTQLIETRGHRLGQINALSVIHYADVEFGLPSRLTASVYQGGGDILDIERSVELGGSLHAKGVLLMSSFLKAHFGREQTLHFSAALAFEQSYGQVDGDSATVAELSALISAISQLPIDQSWAITGSMNQLGQVQPIGGVNAKIEGFFDACKLQGLTGKQGVIIPRQNMQHLMLRKDVIEAVSNDQFHIHAIDTIDQALELLMARPVGTLDKKGRYTKKSIYAAVMDQLDYWQAIEDGAEFEEEPKKKKKKKKDKKKDKSEKKTVATENATEQTPEAISTVSTVD, translated from the coding sequence GTGACCCAAAAACACGATCAAATGAGCTCTTCTTTATCTGTACCACCTGCATTAAATAGTCAAGAAAATCCAGAAAACAACCTTAGTTCAGCATTTGACCAACCCGAAATTCAAACGACCTTAGCAAAGACACAACTTCAAGCAGAACAACTGACGCACACCCCTGCTCTGGATAAAATTCCAGCCTCAACGCGTCGTATTAAACCGCTCAATAATTTTTTAGGGCAAGACCGCGCACGTGCTTCGGTTGAAGCAGGTATTTCCTTGCCGTATTCTGGCTATAACATCTTTGCCGTAGGCACAGCTGGCTTGGGCAAGCGCACCATGGTCAAGCGTTTACTACAGCAACACGCCAAAAATATGCCGACACCGAATGATTGGGTTTACGTTTATAATTTTAAAAGCCCTCGTCAACCGATTGCTTTAGAGTTGCCTGCGGGTCAGGCGGTAAAATTTCAAACCATGTTACATCAAACATGGCAAGCCACTTTAAAGCAGCTCGAGCGTCGCTTTACTGCTGAAACCTACCACAACCGTATAGAAGCCATTCGCCAACAAACGGGTGACGTTCAACAGCAAGCCTTGATTGAATTGACTCAGGAAGGCGAAGAGCTAGATCTGAAACTGGTGTCTCGAAATGATGAGCACTGCTTTATTCCCGTCCAATATGTAGACGATAAAGTCTTAGAAATGACACAAGCTGACATTAACGCACTCAGCTCTAAAGAACGCTCTGAAATTAATGCCAATATCCGCCATATGGATAAAAAGCTTGAACGTTTAGGCATGCATTTAGGTGACTTGGAAGATGATGCCCGCGATAAAGTTCAAGTATTGAACCGTGATATTGCCAAGCAAGTTTTATTGCCTAAAGTCGAACAGTTACTCACTAAGTTTGCTGAAGTTGAAGGCTTAAAAGACTATTTAAAACATTATGCCGAAGATATTATTAACAATGTTGAAATAGTCTTAGAACAAGAGGAAGACGATTTTAGCCCAGGTCTATTCAGCCGTATTCCCTCACGTTACCAAGCCAATGTCATTGTGTCGCATAAGCCTAATGCTGGCGCACCGGTTATTTTTGAAGATTTCCCAACACATTACAACTTGCTTGGGCATGTAGAGCAACTGACTCAACATGGCACCATTACTACAGACTTTACCTTAATCCGCCCAGGGACATTGCATAAAGCCAATGGTGGTTTTTTAATGTTAGAAGCAGAACAACTGCTTGAACAGCCTTATGCATGGCAGGGTTTAAAACGTGCGTTAAAGTCAGGTCAGTTAAAACTTTCTTCACTTGAGCATATGTTGACACTGACAGGAAGTATCTCAATTGAACCTGAAGCAATCCCGCTGAATTTAAAAGTGGTTTTACTGGCTGAGCCTGAAATTTACTATGAAATACTCGAAGTAGAACCTGAACTTGGCAGTGTCTTTAAAATCCGTGCTGACTTTACTGATACGTTGCAGCGTAATGAAGTAAATGAACAAGCCTATATGCAACTGATTGCAGACTATGTACAGGCCGATAAACTGCTTCCATTCGACCGATCTGCGCTTTCTGCACTTTTGACTGATTCTAGCCGTCAAGCCGAAGATCAAAGCTCCTTATCCCTACATGCCCTGACGTTGGGTGATTTGATTCGTGAAGCTCATCATCATGCCTTCCAATCAGGCGATAAGATGGTCTCGGATCAACACATTAATATGGCATTAGATCATCGCAAATACCGCTTAGGCTATTTACGTGAGCTCTATTGGCAAGATTTGTCCCGTGGTACGCAGCTCATCGAAACACGCGGACACCGCCTCGGTCAAATTAATGCACTTTCGGTCATTCACTATGCGGATGTTGAGTTTGGCTTACCATCACGTCTAACAGCATCTGTGTATCAAGGTGGCGGCGATATTCTAGATATCGAACGTAGTGTCGAGCTCGGTGGCTCTCTGCATGCGAAAGGTGTGCTACTGATGTCATCATTCTTAAAAGCACATTTCGGTCGTGAACAAACTCTGCATTTCTCTGCAGCACTTGCCTTTGAACAAAGTTATGGTCAAGTCGATGGTGACAGTGCTACGGTTGCAGAACTCTCTGCTTTAATCTCAGCGATTAGCCAGCTCCCGATTGATCAGTCTTGGGCGATTACAGGCTCAATGAACCAATTAGGTCAAGTTCAACCGATTGGTGGTGTCAATGCAAAAATTGAAGGCTTCTTCGATGCATGCAAACTGCAAGGCTTAACTGGCAAACAAGGTGTGATTATTCCACGTCAAAATATGCAGCATCTCATGTTACGTAAAGATGTGATTGAAGCGGTTTCAAATGACCAGTTCCACATTCATGCTATAGACACGATTGATCAAGCGCTTGAACTACTTATGGCTCGACCAGTCGGCACTTTAGACAAAAAAGGACGCTACACCAAGAAGTCTATTTATGCGGCGGTGATGGATCAGCTAGATTATTGGCAAGCCATTGAAGATGGTGCTGAGTTTGAAGAAGAGCCGAAGAAAAAGAAAAAAAAGAAGAAGGACAAAAAAAAGGACAAATCTGAAAAGAAGACCGTTGCAACTGAAAATGCAACGGAACAAACTCCTGAAGCCATAAGCACAGTATCTACAGTGGATTAA
- the sohB gene encoding protease SohB, whose protein sequence is MLFHLPKLPAEIRITHLNARINEQRKKIAQTTASKLELLQLTQQLAKEARHRKKANQKIYILDFKGDTAASAVETLREEITLILATAKAGRDRVVVRLESPGGMVHGYGLAAAQLVRLRDAGFNLTICVDKVAASGGYMMACIANQIIAAPFAVVGSIGVVAQVPNFNRLLKEHNIDFELYTAGQYKRTVTMFGENTAEGKAKFEEELQQTHVLFKHFVEKYRPQLNVEKVATGEHWYGQDALDLNLVDQLQTSDAYLLGLLADHDTYIISTRKKPTLGEKLGLQAAQMADALVPAVMNKVMETLTKTNANLVQIRDPKL, encoded by the coding sequence ATGTTATTTCATTTACCGAAACTTCCCGCTGAAATTCGAATTACACATTTAAACGCGCGTATTAATGAACAACGTAAAAAAATTGCGCAAACAACAGCATCTAAGCTTGAACTATTACAATTGACGCAACAGTTAGCAAAAGAGGCTCGTCACCGTAAGAAAGCTAATCAGAAAATTTATATTTTGGACTTTAAGGGTGATACTGCTGCATCTGCGGTAGAGACATTACGAGAAGAAATTACCCTGATCCTAGCGACAGCCAAAGCAGGGCGTGATCGTGTTGTGGTGCGCTTAGAGAGCCCAGGCGGTATGGTGCATGGATATGGTTTGGCTGCTGCTCAATTGGTGCGTTTACGTGATGCGGGTTTCAACCTCACTATCTGTGTCGATAAAGTTGCAGCAAGTGGCGGTTATATGATGGCATGTATCGCCAATCAGATTATTGCTGCCCCTTTTGCGGTTGTTGGTTCAATTGGTGTGGTCGCGCAAGTGCCTAACTTTAATCGTTTATTGAAAGAGCATAATATTGATTTTGAACTGTATACCGCGGGTCAATATAAACGTACTGTGACGATGTTTGGTGAAAATACAGCAGAAGGTAAGGCGAAGTTTGAAGAAGAGCTACAACAGACGCATGTGCTGTTTAAACACTTTGTTGAAAAATATCGCCCACAACTCAATGTTGAAAAAGTGGCGACGGGTGAGCATTGGTATGGTCAAGATGCCTTAGATTTGAATTTGGTCGATCAGTTACAAACTTCAGATGCTTATCTATTAGGTTTATTGGCAGATCATGATACGTATATCATCTCAACACGTAAGAAACCGACTTTGGGTGAAAAATTAGGTTTACAGGCCGCGCAAATGGCAGATGCCTTAGTACCAGCTGTCATGAATAAAGTGATGGAAACCTTAACTAAAACCAATGCAAATTTGGTTCAAATACGTGATCCAAAACTTTAA
- a CDS encoding aspartate aminotransferase family protein, whose protein sequence is MNNITLAPVQTDQPSHLMPVFGRQPISFVRGRGSYLYTADGTEYFDALTGIAVCGLGHAHPVIAEAIAEQAATLIHTSNLFEVPWQTAAAQKLAEVAGMEEVFFSNSGAESNEGAIKIARKFGYMQGIANPKIIVAEHSFHGRTMATLSATGNKKVQEGFGPLVEGFIRVPFGDIEAIEEAAIHHPDIVAIFVEPIQGEGGVNTAPQGFSYLEEIRQICNQHNWLMMLDEVQTGNGRTGEYFAYQHTNIIPDVLTTAKGLGNGFPIGAVMTQGRGVGVLTAGNHGSTYSGSALGSRVVYTIIDIMQKENIVQNAAEQGAYIVEQLRNQLADQNVIVRGFGLMIGIELPKACGDLVNIARDEYHTIINVTAGSVVRLLPTLNISKEQADQLIERLVKMIKAYLA, encoded by the coding sequence ATGAATAACATTACCCTTGCTCCTGTACAAACTGATCAACCCTCTCATTTGATGCCAGTATTTGGCCGTCAGCCGATCAGCTTTGTCCGAGGCCGAGGGTCTTATCTTTATACAGCGGATGGTACTGAATACTTCGATGCACTAACAGGCATTGCGGTTTGTGGTTTAGGTCACGCACATCCTGTTATTGCAGAAGCAATTGCAGAACAAGCTGCAACGCTCATTCATACCAGTAATTTGTTTGAAGTGCCTTGGCAAACAGCAGCCGCACAGAAACTTGCTGAAGTTGCAGGCATGGAGGAAGTATTCTTTTCAAACAGTGGTGCAGAATCCAATGAGGGTGCAATCAAAATTGCCCGTAAATTTGGCTACATGCAAGGCATTGCCAATCCAAAAATCATTGTTGCAGAGCACTCATTCCATGGCCGTACTATGGCGACCCTATCAGCAACGGGCAATAAAAAAGTCCAAGAAGGCTTTGGCCCATTGGTTGAAGGTTTTATTCGTGTCCCATTCGGCGACATTGAAGCCATTGAAGAAGCCGCAATTCATCATCCAGACATTGTCGCGATCTTTGTCGAGCCAATTCAGGGCGAAGGTGGAGTCAATACTGCTCCACAAGGTTTTAGCTATTTGGAAGAGATTCGTCAGATCTGTAATCAACACAACTGGCTGATGATGCTGGATGAAGTTCAAACTGGTAATGGCCGTACAGGTGAATACTTTGCCTACCAACACACCAACATCATTCCTGATGTACTGACCACTGCCAAAGGTTTAGGCAATGGCTTCCCCATTGGTGCGGTGATGACTCAAGGTCGTGGTGTAGGCGTGCTGACTGCGGGTAACCACGGTTCAACATATAGTGGCTCAGCATTGGGTTCTCGTGTGGTGTATACCATCATCGACATTATGCAGAAAGAAAACATCGTTCAAAATGCGGCTGAACAAGGTGCGTACATCGTAGAACAACTGCGCAACCAGCTTGCCGATCAAAATGTGATTGTCCGTGGCTTTGGTTTAATGATTGGTATTGAATTACCCAAAGCATGTGGTGACTTGGTCAACATCGCTCGTGATGAATACCACACCATTATTAACGTCACTGCGGGTTCTGTGGTGCGTTTACTACCGACGTTGAACATTAGCAAAGAACAGGCGGATCAACTGATTGAACGTCTGGTGAAAATGATTAAAGCTTACTTAGCTTAA
- the pstB gene encoding phosphate ABC transporter ATP-binding protein PstB: MYTVVKNSLDQDQTVNQEHTQFTNPNTTSGQQGTSFVSQFDTQTSAKKDQAQGQVKLSTSDVHVYYGEAEAIKGIDLNIYENEVIAFIGPSGCGKSTFLRTLNRMNDTIDSCRVTGKVMLDNQDIYDPNLDVVLLRAQVGMVFQKPNPFPKSIFDNVAYGPKLHGLARDKYDLEEIVENSLRKAGLWDEVKDRLNQPGTGLSGGQQQRLCIARTIAVSPEVILMDEPCSALDPIATAKVEELISELSTQYTIAIVTHSMQQAARVSDRTAYFHLGDLIEVNSTEKVFTQPDHQLTEAYITGRFG; encoded by the coding sequence ATGTATACCGTTGTTAAAAATTCCTTAGATCAGGATCAAACAGTGAATCAAGAACACACTCAATTTACAAACCCGAATACGACCTCAGGTCAGCAGGGTACTTCTTTTGTGTCGCAGTTCGATACACAGACTTCTGCTAAGAAAGATCAGGCACAAGGACAAGTCAAACTCAGCACTTCAGATGTACATGTCTACTATGGCGAAGCTGAAGCGATTAAAGGGATTGATCTGAATATCTACGAAAATGAAGTCATTGCATTTATTGGGCCATCAGGTTGCGGTAAATCGACTTTTTTACGTACGTTGAACCGTATGAACGACACCATTGATAGCTGTCGTGTGACGGGAAAAGTGATGTTGGATAATCAAGATATTTATGACCCAAACCTCGATGTGGTATTGCTTCGCGCTCAAGTAGGTATGGTATTCCAGAAACCAAACCCATTCCCAAAGTCTATTTTTGACAACGTGGCTTATGGTCCTAAACTACACGGTTTAGCCCGAGATAAGTATGACTTAGAAGAAATTGTAGAAAACAGCTTGCGTAAAGCAGGTCTTTGGGATGAAGTTAAAGATCGTCTGAACCAACCAGGCACAGGCTTGTCTGGCGGTCAGCAGCAGCGTTTATGTATTGCACGCACGATTGCAGTGAGTCCTGAAGTGATTTTGATGGATGAGCCATGCTCAGCGCTTGACCCGATTGCAACAGCAAAAGTTGAAGAGCTCATTTCTGAGCTTTCAACGCAGTATACGATTGCGATTGTGACGCACTCAATGCAGCAGGCTGCACGTGTATCAGACCGTACAGCTTACTTCCATTTAGGTGACTTGATTGAAGTAAACTCAACGGAGAAAGTTTTCACGCAGCCAGATCATCAGCTAACTGAAGCTTATATTACAGGTCGTTTTGGTTAA